GGGTGTCGACGTGCTGATCGTGCACACCACCTGACCTCGTGGCCGATTCTTCCCGGGACCTGCAGCAACGACTGGAACGCACCCTCCTCGGCGGACCGCGCCGCTACACGCGGCTCGAAGTCGCCGAACGGGCCGGCGTGCCCGAAGAACGGTCACGCCGGCTCTGGCGGGCACTGGGCTTCGCCACCGTGGAGGACGGCGAGCGGGTCTTCACCGACGCGGACGTCGAGGCGATGCGGATCGCCGACGGACTGGTGAGCTCCGGTCTGGTCGCGCCGGGCATGGAGGTCGCGGTCACGCGTGCGCTCGGCCAGCACCTGTCGCGGCTGGCCGAGTGGCAGGTGCACATGCTGTGGCAGCTGATCACCGACAACCCGGAGCTGGCGCGCAACGACCGCCAGGTGACCCGGCTCGTGGAACGGCTGCTGCCGGAACTGGAGCAGGTGCAGAACTACGTCTGGCGGCGGCACCTGGCCGCGTTCGCCGGGCGGGCGTTCGCCAGCCCGGAGGAGGACCTGGAGACGCGGTCGCTGGTCGTCGGGTTCGTCGACATGGTCGGCTACACCCGGTTCACCCGCCAAGCCGACGAGGAACAGCTGACCCAGGTCCTCGACGGCTTCGAAACGCTGGCCACCGAGATCATCGCCGAGCACCACGGCCGGGTGGTGAAGATGATCGGCGACGAGGTCTTCTTCGTCGCCGACACTCCCGAGGACGGCGCCGAGATCGCGTTGACGCTGGCCGAACGGACCGGCGAGGACGACGACCTGCCCGCGGTCCGGGCGGGCCTGGCTTCGGGACGGGTGCTGTCGCGGTTCGGCGACGTGTACGGGTCGGTGGTGAACCTCGCCGCGCGGCTGACGTCGGTGGCGCGGCCGGGAACCGTGCTGGTCGACCGGGAACTGGCCGGCGAGCTGGAATCGTTGCCGCAGTTCGACCTTCGCACCCGGCGGCCGATCGCGGTGCGCGGCTACAACCGGCTGCGGCCGTCCGCGCTGCGGCGGGCCAAGGAAAAGCCGACCGGCCGGTTCGCCTCCTCGCAGGAGCTGGCCGCGGAAATGATGGGTCTCGCCGAACCCGCCGCCGAGACTCCGGAGCCGGACGATTTCCCCGCTGCTTCGCGCAAGCGTCGCCGCCGGCGCTGACCCGTGTCAGGCGTCGAAGTCGACCGTCACCCGCTCCGAAACCGGGTGCGACTGGCAGGTCAGCACGAACCCGGCGTCCACTTCGGACTTTTCCAGCGCGAAGTTGCGGCGCATGTCCACCGATCCTTCGGTGACCTTCGCTCGGCAAGTGCCGCACACGCCGCCCTTGCACGCGAACGGCAGGTCCGGCCGGAACCGCTGGGCGCCGTCCAGCACGGACGAATCGCGGGGCAGGTTCATCGTCGTGGAGCGGCTGTCGAGGACCAGCGTCACTTCCGAGGACGCTCCGGCGATCGCCGGGTCTACGTGCTTGACCGGCTCCGGCGGCACCTCGTCCACGTAGAACAGTTCCTGGTGGACCCGTTCCGCCGGGACGCCCAGCGATCCCAGGAGTTCCTGTGCGGAAGTGACCATGCCGAACGGGCCGCACAGCCAGAAGTGGTCTGCCTCCTCGACCGGCACGATCGACCCGAACAGCGCACCCAGCTTGTCCGCGTCGAGGCGGCCGGTGAACAGCTCCGCTTCGCGCGGTTCGCGGGACAGGACGTGCACGAGTTCCAGGCGCGCCGGGTAGCGGTCCTTCAGGTCGGCCAGATCGTCGGCGAACATCACGGTGTCGGTGCGGCGGTTGCCGTACAGCACGGTCACCGTCGCGTCCGGCGTGGCCAGCAGCGAGGCCGCGATGGAGAGCACCGGGGTGATGCCGGAACCGGCGGCGATCAGCACGTGGTGGCCGCCCGCGGCCAGGTCCGGGGTGAACGAGCCGGTCGGCGCCGAGACCTCGACGGTGTCGCCCGGGCGGACCTCGTTGACCAGCCAGGTCGAGAAAACGCCCTCCGGGACCAACCGCACGCCGACGCGCGGCCGCTCCCCCGCCGGGGCGCAGATGGAGTACGAACGGCGCTCGTCGCGGCCGTCCACCATGCGGCGCAGGGTGAGCGACTGCCCGGGCGCGAAGGCGTAGGTTCCGGCGAGCTCTTCCGGCACGTCGAAGGTGACGGCGACGGCGTCGTCGCAGAGCCGTTCGACGTCGGCCACCCGCAGCGGGTGGAACCCGGTGCGGCGGGAAACGGTGGCGGTCACTCAGATCTCCTTGACGTGTTCGAACGGCTCCCAGCAAGACCGGCAGCGCCGCAACGCTTTGCACGCGGTCGCGCTGAACCGGGACTGCTCTTCGGTGTCGAGCGAGCCGCAGCGCGGGCACGCGACCCGGCGCACGGAAGGCCCCAGCGTCAACGGAATCGGCCCGGACCGGCGCGGCGCGGCTCCCGGCGGCGCGATCCCGGCTTCGGCGAGCTTGCGGCGGCCGTTCTCGCTGATCCAGTCCGACGTCCACGCCGGCTCCAGCACGGTGCGGATGTCGATGTCGGTGTAGCCCGCGCCGCGCAACGCGTGCTCCAGGTCGTCGCGCATGGTGTCCATCGCCGGGCAGCCGGTGTAGGTCGGGGTGATCGACACCGTCACCCGGCCGTCCTTTTCGGACACTTCGCGCAGCACGCCCAGATCCGCGAGCGTCAGCATCGGCAGCTCGGGATCGGTGACGGTGGACGCCACCGCGATCGCGGTGGCGGACGCCGCCTCCGCGGGAGGACGCACGCCGGCGGTCACCAGGTCGCTCCCGGCATCGCGCGCGCCACGCTCTGCAGCTCGGCCAGCAGGAAGCCCATCTGCTCGGTGTGCACACCGTCGCGCCCGGTCCGCCCGGACACCCCGGCGACCGTGCCGGTTTCCGGCCGGGACAGCGTCGCCGCGGCCACGGCCCGGTCCACGATCTCGTCGAACTCCGGCCGCAGCGAAGCAGCGTCGACCAGCTCGTCCGGATGCGTCGTGAACAGTTCCGCCACGTACGGCCACACCGCGGCCAGGCCCTCCGCCATCCGCTCGTGCGACAGCGGAGTCCCGTCGCCGAGCCGCACCAGCCACTGCGCCGAGTAGTCGCGGTGGTAGGCCAGTTCTTTCACGCCCTTGGCCGCGATCGCCGCCAGCACCGGGTCCGCGCTGGACTCCAGCCGCTGGAACAGCGCGAGCCGCCAG
This sequence is a window from Amycolatopsis benzoatilytica AK 16/65. Protein-coding genes within it:
- a CDS encoding adenylate/guanylate cyclase domain-containing protein; its protein translation is MADSSRDLQQRLERTLLGGPRRYTRLEVAERAGVPEERSRRLWRALGFATVEDGERVFTDADVEAMRIADGLVSSGLVAPGMEVAVTRALGQHLSRLAEWQVHMLWQLITDNPELARNDRQVTRLVERLLPELEQVQNYVWRRHLAAFAGRAFASPEEDLETRSLVVGFVDMVGYTRFTRQADEEQLTQVLDGFETLATEIIAEHHGRVVKMIGDEVFFVADTPEDGAEIALTLAERTGEDDDLPAVRAGLASGRVLSRFGDVYGSVVNLAARLTSVARPGTVLVDRELAGELESLPQFDLRTRRPIAVRGYNRLRPSALRRAKEKPTGRFASSQELAAEMMGLAEPAAETPEPDDFPAASRKRRRRR
- the paaE gene encoding 1,2-phenylacetyl-CoA epoxidase subunit PaaE: MTATVSRRTGFHPLRVADVERLCDDAVAVTFDVPEELAGTYAFAPGQSLTLRRMVDGRDERRSYSICAPAGERPRVGVRLVPEGVFSTWLVNEVRPGDTVEVSAPTGSFTPDLAAGGHHVLIAAGSGITPVLSIAASLLATPDATVTVLYGNRRTDTVMFADDLADLKDRYPARLELVHVLSREPREAELFTGRLDADKLGALFGSIVPVEEADHFWLCGPFGMVTSAQELLGSLGVPAERVHQELFYVDEVPPEPVKHVDPAIAGASSEVTLVLDSRSTTMNLPRDSSVLDGAQRFRPDLPFACKGGVCGTCRAKVTEGSVDMRRNFALEKSEVDAGFVLTCQSHPVSERVTVDFDA
- the paaD gene encoding 1,2-phenylacetyl-CoA epoxidase subunit PaaD; this encodes MTAGVRPPAEAASATAIAVASTVTDPELPMLTLADLGVLREVSEKDGRVTVSITPTYTGCPAMDTMRDDLEHALRGAGYTDIDIRTVLEPAWTSDWISENGRRKLAEAGIAPPGAAPRRSGPIPLTLGPSVRRVACPRCGSLDTEEQSRFSATACKALRRCRSCWEPFEHVKEI
- the paaC gene encoding 1,2-phenylacetyl-CoA epoxidase subunit PaaC yields the protein MSFDNVYESITEENDSRWAFGTGFADPLSGVDTSVPSGVDSARLAAYCLMLGDDALIFSHRLQEWVAGAPELEDEVAIANIALDLLGQARLLLARAGKADGTGRSEDTLAFLRAENEFRNVRLAELGGGHFGHLIARLFVFSTWRLALFQRLESSADPVLAAIAAKGVKELAYHRDYSAQWLVRLGDGTPLSHERMAEGLAAVWPYVAELFTTHPDELVDAASLRPEFDEIVDRAVAAATLSRPETGTVAGVSGRTGRDGVHTEQMGFLLAELQSVARAMPGATW